One Paenibacillus sp. FSL H7-0737 DNA segment encodes these proteins:
- a CDS encoding ACT domain-containing protein, whose product MKGIITVLGKDKVGIIAKVCTYLAEHNLNILDISQTIVQDYFNMMMIVDISGATKAFEDIVEDLHLIGEAIGVEIKLQHEDIFNIMHRI is encoded by the coding sequence ATGAAGGGGATTATTACTGTATTAGGAAAAGACAAAGTAGGGATTATTGCCAAGGTATGTACATATCTTGCCGAGCACAATTTGAACATTCTGGATATTTCTCAGACGATTGTACAAGATTATTTTAACATGATGATGATTGTAGACATTTCTGGCGCGACTAAAGCATTTGAGGATATTGTTGAAGATTTACATTTGATCGGAGAAGCGATCGGCGTGGAAATCAAGCTTCAGCATGAGGATATTTTTAATATTATGCACCGCATTTAG
- a CDS encoding PFL family protein, whose protein sequence is MSLVEVQETNKMIREMNLDVRTITMGISLMDCAHTDMRTFNQNVYDKITRSAEKLVKTGEDLERQFGVPIVNKRISVTPIAIAAGAVKTDTYVPVAEILDKAAKEVGVNFIGGFSALVQKGCTKGDRILIDSIPEALAVTERVCSSVNVGSSRSGINMDAVKLMGDIIIQTAERTKDRDSIGCAKLVVFCNAVEDNPFMAGAFHGVGERECVINVGVSGPGVIKRALEEVKGQDFETLCETIKRTAFKVTRVGQLVAQEASKRMNVPFGIIDLSLAPTPEIGDSIAEIFQVMGLEEAGAPGTTAALAILNDNVKKGGVMASSYVGGLSGAFIPVSEDHGMIQAVQRGALTLEKLEAMTCVCSVGLDMIAIPGSTTKETISGIIADEAAIGMVNNKTTAVRVIPVIGKDVGEIVEFGGLLGYAPVMAVNGFNCANFINRGGRIPAPIHSFKN, encoded by the coding sequence ATATCACTGGTGGAAGTACAAGAAACGAATAAGATGATCCGTGAAATGAATCTGGATGTACGTACTATAACGATGGGGATCAGCCTCATGGATTGTGCACATACAGATATGAGAACTTTTAACCAAAACGTATACGACAAAATCACTAGATCCGCCGAGAAGCTCGTCAAAACAGGTGAAGATCTGGAAAGACAATTCGGTGTACCCATTGTTAATAAACGGATTTCTGTGACTCCTATTGCTATTGCTGCTGGCGCCGTAAAGACGGATACGTATGTGCCTGTAGCGGAAATTTTGGACAAGGCTGCCAAAGAAGTCGGCGTTAACTTTATTGGCGGCTTCTCTGCGCTTGTGCAAAAAGGGTGCACCAAAGGTGATCGTATTCTAATCGACAGTATCCCAGAAGCACTTGCAGTCACTGAAAGAGTTTGTTCTTCCGTCAACGTCGGCTCCTCCAGAAGTGGAATCAATATGGATGCTGTGAAATTAATGGGTGATATCATTATTCAAACTGCAGAACGCACCAAGGATCGGGATTCCATCGGCTGTGCTAAGCTGGTTGTCTTCTGTAATGCTGTCGAGGACAATCCTTTTATGGCTGGAGCCTTTCATGGGGTCGGTGAACGGGAATGTGTCATCAACGTTGGCGTCAGTGGCCCGGGTGTAATCAAGCGTGCATTAGAGGAAGTAAAAGGTCAGGACTTCGAAACCCTGTGTGAAACGATCAAACGAACTGCGTTTAAAGTTACGCGTGTGGGACAACTAGTTGCGCAGGAAGCATCGAAACGGATGAACGTGCCTTTTGGGATTATCGATTTATCTCTGGCTCCAACACCAGAAATTGGGGATTCCATTGCGGAGATCTTTCAAGTCATGGGTCTGGAAGAAGCTGGCGCACCAGGAACAACAGCAGCTCTGGCGATTCTAAATGACAATGTTAAAAAAGGTGGCGTGATGGCCTCCTCCTATGTTGGCGGACTCAGTGGAGCCTTTATTCCAGTTAGTGAAGATCACGGAATGATTCAAGCCGTACAACGTGGTGCTCTTACACTTGAGAAGCTAGAAGCCATGACCTGTGTATGTTCTGTGGGACTGGACATGATTGCTATTCCGGGAAGTACCACCAAAGAGACGATCTCTGGCATCATCGCCGATGAAGCTGCTATCGGAATGGTCAACAACAAAACAACCGCTGTTCGCGTCATTCCTGTCATTGGTAAGGATGTAGGCGAAATTGTAGAATTTGGCGGCCTACTTGGATATGCGCCTGTCATGGCTGTTAACGGCTTCAATTGTGCCAACTTTATCAACCGAGGCGGACGAATTCCTGCTCCAATTCACAGCTTTAAGAACTAA